From the bacterium genome, one window contains:
- the pbpC gene encoding penicillin-binding protein 1C — translation MQIFSRYEMKKNQKIDVVFACLLGLLSFFYPISGSDLSFDEVASIKILDRNGYLLREVLSIQQGKGHWTPLAEISSRAVEAAITAEDKRFYAHGGIDPLALARAFWQNLSSGKIVSGGSTITQQVIRNMFRFPRNIFYKTIEMWYAVRLEHTLSKNKILEHYFNRVPFGNQTFGIEAASQLYLGKTAKDLTWAEASFLIALPKSPTHYNPYKDASASRQRQSFILTKLFEATIISKDEWDRARNEPVFLFPKSSAFFAPHFCDYLIQNGYGSGGSIHSTLDLSLQTEVEKIIQGHITNLQPENVTNAAVVILNNKTGDVLALAGSSDYFDERHDGQYNAVFAKRQPGSALKPFTYAAAMNKGLTASTIVPDIETVIPSEKANFTPHNYDNQFHGPVRARMALACSYNVSAVRVLQNIGVESLLSTLHACGVNSLTETPEFYGHGLTLGNGEVTLFELTRAYSILANQGRWIEPRFIMEQPVHTVRDNIFSPQISFLITDILSDNNARTPAFGFDSPLSLPFPCAAKTGTSSDFKDNMTVGYTADYTVGIWVGNFDNTPMRQISGVTGAGPIFHDIMMHLYKDRNPTIMTVPASIVKKNVCSMSGDLPHIGCSAVIEEFFIGGTEPKTMCAFHQSNGVLNYSVLTPVYQKWLTQYSGYNLTSSEEKKLSVDILQEKTGIRIIYPKNKAIFKIDPNLKRSYQSIYFEALAPEQLNEIRWYVNNSYYQAASKPFRVTWNLSPGTYRIRAEGDFNQKTIVDELSFEVLP, via the coding sequence ATGCAAATCTTCTCCCGATATGAAATGAAAAAAAATCAGAAAATTGATGTAGTTTTTGCCTGCTTACTGGGATTATTATCTTTTTTCTATCCGATTTCCGGAAGCGATCTCTCATTCGATGAAGTGGCTTCGATTAAAATCTTGGACCGTAACGGGTACTTACTAAGAGAAGTTCTGTCTATCCAACAGGGTAAAGGCCACTGGACGCCGCTGGCGGAGATCAGTTCACGCGCCGTCGAGGCCGCGATCACAGCTGAAGATAAGAGGTTTTACGCCCATGGCGGCATCGACCCGCTTGCCCTTGCGCGCGCCTTCTGGCAGAATCTGTCATCCGGTAAAATTGTCAGCGGCGGCTCGACGATTACGCAGCAAGTGATTCGTAACATGTTCCGCTTTCCCAGAAATATTTTTTATAAGACGATTGAAATGTGGTATGCCGTAAGACTCGAACATACGCTTTCAAAAAACAAAATTCTGGAACATTATTTTAACCGCGTTCCTTTCGGCAATCAAACGTTTGGAATCGAAGCGGCCTCGCAACTCTATCTCGGCAAAACAGCCAAAGACCTCACTTGGGCGGAAGCGTCTTTTTTAATAGCATTACCGAAGTCCCCGACGCATTATAATCCGTACAAAGACGCCTCCGCGTCAAGGCAGAGGCAATCTTTCATACTGACAAAGCTCTTTGAAGCTACAATAATTTCTAAAGACGAATGGGACCGCGCACGGAACGAGCCCGTCTTTTTGTTCCCTAAATCTTCCGCATTTTTCGCGCCGCACTTCTGTGATTATCTTATTCAAAACGGCTATGGAAGCGGCGGCAGCATTCACTCGACTCTCGATCTGTCGTTGCAAACAGAAGTTGAAAAAATCATACAGGGCCACATCACGAATCTGCAACCCGAAAATGTAACCAACGCCGCCGTGGTCATTTTAAACAATAAAACGGGCGACGTTTTGGCGCTGGCAGGTTCATCCGACTATTTTGATGAACGGCATGACGGGCAGTACAATGCTGTTTTTGCAAAACGCCAGCCCGGTTCGGCATTGAAGCCGTTCACGTATGCCGCCGCGATGAATAAAGGACTGACAGCCTCGACGATCGTTCCGGACATTGAAACGGTGATCCCGTCGGAAAAAGCTAACTTCACGCCGCACAATTATGACAATCAGTTTCACGGACCCGTTCGCGCACGAATGGCGCTGGCATGTTCCTACAACGTATCCGCCGTTCGCGTTCTGCAAAATATCGGCGTCGAATCTCTGCTTTCGACTTTGCATGCGTGCGGCGTAAACTCCCTTACTGAAACGCCGGAATTCTACGGACATGGATTGACACTGGGAAACGGTGAAGTTACATTGTTTGAATTGACGCGCGCTTATTCTATTCTCGCTAACCAAGGACGATGGATCGAGCCTCGGTTTATAATGGAACAACCGGTTCACACCGTACGCGATAATATTTTCTCACCGCAGATCAGCTTTTTGATCACTGATATTTTATCCGATAATAACGCGCGGACGCCTGCCTTCGGTTTTGATTCCCCTTTATCGTTGCCTTTTCCCTGCGCTGCAAAAACCGGGACGTCTTCCGATTTCAAAGATAATATGACCGTGGGATATACTGCGGATTATACGGTTGGAATTTGGGTTGGAAATTTTGACAATACGCCTATGCGCCAGATATCGGGAGTTACCGGGGCAGGGCCGATCTTTCATGATATCATGATGCATTTATACAAGGATCGCAATCCCACAATAATGACGGTGCCGGCAAGCATAGTGAAAAAAAACGTATGTTCTATGTCGGGAGATTTGCCGCACATCGGATGCAGCGCAGTGATCGAGGAATTTTTCATTGGAGGAACCGAACCGAAAACAATGTGTGCTTTTCACCAATCGAACGGAGTTTTGAATTACTCCGTTCTCACGCCGGTATACCAAAAGTGGCTGACCCAATATTCCGGCTATAATTTGACATCCTCCGAAGAGAAAAAGTTATCCGTGGACATACTACAAGAGAAAACGGGAATAAGAATAATTTATCCTAAAAATAAAGCCATTTTCAAAATCGATCCGAATTTGAAACGATCCTATCAATCTATTTATTTTGAAGCTTTGGCGCCCGAACAATTAAATGAAATACGATGGTATGTGAACAATAGCTATTATCAGGCCGCCTCTAAACCTTTCAGAGTCACGTGGAATCTGTCGCCCGGCACATACCGGATACGGGCAGAAGGAGATTTTAATCAAAAAACAATTGTAGATGAGTTGTCGTTTGAAGTTCTGCCCTAA
- a CDS encoding acetyl-CoA carboxylase biotin carboxyl carrier protein subunit, with product MKRLMITVNGKRYEVEVEVVHDDDAIDNPQIYRSPVPTINSYVSPVNTPLPKKTKTSAATKKTLTSPINGVILSIPVKENDAVKANDVLFTVEAMKMKTNIASPQDGKIKTIHVKVSETITAGQILITFE from the coding sequence ATGAAACGACTGATGATCACCGTTAACGGCAAACGTTATGAAGTGGAAGTGGAAGTAGTTCATGACGATGATGCGATAGATAACCCGCAGATTTATCGTTCCCCTGTTCCAACTATCAATAGTTATGTATCGCCGGTGAATACCCCACTCCCAAAAAAAACGAAAACATCCGCTGCAACAAAAAAAACGCTGACGTCTCCGATTAACGGCGTCATACTGAGTATTCCGGTAAAAGAGAACGATGCCGTCAAGGCCAATGACGTTCTATTCACGGTCGAGGCCATGAAGATGAAGACCAACATTGCGTCCCCTCAGGACGGTAAAATAAAAACCATTCACGTCAAAGTTTCCGAGACCATCACGGCAGGGCAAATTTTGATCACCTTCGAATAG
- a CDS encoding CAP domain-containing protein, giving the protein MKSWFGALFILINTTYLPAQNEAKPVSMNFLSDLEKQVYYELNRVRSNPKEYAKHVKRVMGLFDGNLMKYPGETAIMTTEGESAAAECYDFLMAAEPVDTLRVSRGLSMAARDHADDQGETTETGHTGRDGSSPFDRIERYGQWLSTAGENVDYGNNIARRIVLSLIIDDGVPSRGHRKNIFNPQFKVVGIACGPHQQYRYMCVMDLAGGFKAKKTGATVRGED; this is encoded by the coding sequence ATGAAATCATGGTTTGGCGCTCTTTTTATTTTAATTAATACAACTTATCTGCCTGCCCAGAATGAGGCGAAACCCGTATCGATGAATTTTTTGAGTGACTTAGAAAAACAGGTTTATTATGAACTGAACCGGGTTCGCTCTAACCCGAAAGAGTATGCGAAGCATGTTAAGAGAGTCATGGGATTATTTGACGGTAATCTCATGAAGTATCCCGGAGAAACGGCGATCATGACAACAGAAGGCGAGAGTGCGGCGGCAGAATGTTATGATTTTTTGATGGCGGCAGAACCAGTCGATACATTGCGCGTATCACGCGGCTTGTCAATGGCGGCGAGGGATCATGCCGACGATCAGGGTGAGACAACAGAAACAGGACACACCGGCCGCGACGGGAGCTCGCCGTTTGACCGGATCGAACGCTATGGGCAATGGCTTTCAACGGCAGGCGAGAACGTGGACTATGGAAATAATATCGCGCGTCGAATCGTTTTATCGTTGATTATCGACGACGGCGTACCGTCGCGCGGCCACCGAAAAAACATTTTTAATCCGCAATTCAAAGTGGTTGGCATTGCGTGCGGGCCGCATCAGCAGTATCGTTATATGTGTGTTATGGATCTGGCGGGAGGATTTAAAGCTAAGAAGACAGGCGCGACTGTGCGAGGTGAAGATTAG
- a CDS encoding ABC-F family ATP-binding cassette domain-containing protein: protein MLQLVNITVDFGGRALFRDLSWQINRKDRVALIGANGVGKSTLLKIINKQFQPTSGVAAHNKNLQIGYLPQDGLHAHGKELIHEVMTAFEEVIDVHERMKKIEIAMTTIDHESDEFHKMIDTYGNLQHRFEDLDGFSIESKAAKVLVGLGFKESDFTKMCELFSGGWQMRIALAKLLLQNPDLLLLDEPTNHLDIESIEWLENYLNNYEGAILLVSHDRYFIDKVCNRITELDRFVLTDYYGDYESFEEQKAMAEEQLLSSYERQQSEIQRIQLFIDRFRYKASKARQAQSKIKFLDHMDKIQLPDDEKKAIQFRFPQPQKSGRVVLEIQDISKSYDGRTVLKPLNLTLERGEKVALIGANGAGKSTLLRIISGFETPDSGSVSLGHNVTLEYFAQQQSDKLDAAKTAYEEVASSGSNQPPLVLRTILGAFLFSGDDIYKKVGVLSGGEKSRLAFAKMLLNPANFIILDEPTNHIDAQSKEILQGALTEFQGTLLIVSHDRHFMNNLVNKVIEIRDGKIKTYLGNFDYYHDCKLKEVEVVVENAKISKPVIPEDKAKRAAERDEKKKLAAEEKKHQKKIADIERAIQEQEKLKLEIETELSDPEVYKKAEKSQHLQNQYHVVTEKITKLYEEWQKLM, encoded by the coding sequence CAACTTGTTAACATCACCGTCGACTTCGGCGGACGCGCACTCTTCCGCGATCTAAGCTGGCAGATCAACCGCAAAGACCGCGTGGCTCTCATCGGCGCCAATGGTGTGGGAAAATCTACCCTGCTCAAGATCATCAATAAACAATTTCAGCCTACCTCCGGAGTCGCGGCGCATAATAAAAATCTGCAGATCGGCTATTTGCCGCAAGACGGGCTGCATGCACACGGCAAGGAGTTGATCCATGAGGTAATGACCGCATTTGAGGAAGTGATCGACGTTCATGAAAGAATGAAAAAGATCGAAATCGCGATGACCACGATCGACCATGAATCGGACGAGTTTCATAAAATGATCGATACGTATGGAAATCTCCAGCACCGTTTCGAAGACCTCGACGGCTTTTCGATCGAGTCAAAAGCGGCAAAGGTTCTGGTCGGCCTCGGTTTTAAAGAATCCGATTTTACAAAAATGTGCGAACTCTTCAGCGGCGGCTGGCAGATGCGGATTGCGCTCGCCAAATTGTTACTGCAAAATCCCGATCTGCTTCTGCTGGACGAACCCACGAATCACCTTGATATCGAATCGATCGAATGGCTTGAAAATTATCTGAATAATTATGAAGGCGCTATCCTGCTCGTTTCACATGATCGCTACTTCATTGACAAAGTTTGCAATCGTATTACCGAGTTGGATCGCTTTGTTCTGACGGACTACTACGGCGATTACGAATCATTTGAAGAACAAAAAGCGATGGCCGAGGAACAACTGCTCAGTTCATACGAGCGCCAACAGAGCGAGATTCAGCGGATTCAGTTATTCATCGACCGTTTTCGTTACAAAGCTTCGAAAGCCCGACAGGCGCAAAGCAAAATAAAGTTTCTCGATCACATGGACAAGATCCAGCTTCCCGATGATGAAAAAAAAGCTATCCAGTTCCGCTTCCCTCAACCTCAGAAAAGCGGCCGCGTAGTACTGGAAATTCAGGATATCTCCAAGAGTTACGACGGCCGAACCGTTTTGAAACCTCTCAACCTGACGCTGGAACGCGGCGAGAAAGTTGCGCTCATCGGGGCCAACGGCGCGGGAAAATCTACACTGCTGCGCATCATCTCCGGTTTTGAAACGCCTGACAGCGGATCGGTTTCACTTGGGCATAACGTCACGCTCGAATATTTCGCGCAACAGCAGTCGGATAAATTGGATGCGGCGAAGACGGCCTATGAAGAAGTGGCTTCGTCGGGCTCCAATCAGCCCCCGCTGGTATTACGAACTATTCTAGGCGCGTTTTTGTTTTCAGGCGATGATATTTATAAAAAGGTCGGCGTATTGAGCGGCGGTGAAAAATCGCGTCTGGCTTTTGCAAAAATGCTTTTGAATCCGGCCAATTTCATCATTCTGGACGAACCGACCAATCATATCGACGCGCAATCCAAAGAAATTCTACAGGGCGCGTTAACGGAATTTCAGGGAACCTTGCTCATCGTTTCTCACGACCGGCATTTTATGAATAATCTGGTCAACAAAGTGATCGAGATAAGAGACGGTAAAATTAAAACGTATCTAGGAAACTTTGATTACTATCACGACTGCAAATTGAAAGAAGTTGAAGTGGTTGTTGAAAACGCCAAGATATCCAAGCCCGTTATCCCGGAAGACAAGGCTAAAAGAGCCGCAGAACGCGATGAGAAAAAAAAATTAGCGGCGGAAGAAAAAAAACATCAAAAGAAAATTGCCGATATTGAACGGGCTATTCAGGAACAGGAGAAACTAAAATTGGAAATTGAAACGGAATTGTCGGATCCTGAGGTTTACAAAAAGGCTGAAAAATCGCAACATTTGCAGAATCAATACCACGTGGTTACTGAAAAGATAACCAAACTCTACGAAGAATGGCAAAAACTGATGTAA
- a CDS encoding nuclear transport factor 2 family protein: MKFVAFTCFFILLSSCSNSDKKDTNLAEVKTAVNEGNAAYIRANEKGDAAMFAKLFTDDGMIVHPNVEPIRGKEHIKAEVARIMSKSKFTDWELNSLTFSVSGNQAYELIQYGFTLHPEGKSPIALSGKYLMIWKQQSDGSWKIQMQMAQPND; this comes from the coding sequence ATGAAATTTGTGGCGTTCACCTGTTTTTTTATTTTGTTAAGTTCGTGCAGCAATTCAGATAAAAAGGATACAAATCTGGCTGAAGTTAAGACGGCGGTAAACGAAGGTAATGCTGCCTACATCCGCGCCAATGAAAAGGGCGACGCAGCGATGTTTGCAAAACTATTTACCGACGACGGTATGATCGTTCATCCCAACGTGGAGCCGATCCGCGGAAAAGAACATATAAAAGCCGAAGTCGCGCGCATTATGAGTAAGTCGAAATTTACAGATTGGGAGCTTAACAGCCTTACTTTCTCGGTGAGCGGAAATCAGGCGTACGAATTAATTCAGTACGGATTCACGCTGCATCCGGAGGGCAAAAGCCCCATTGCTTTGTCCGGTAAATATCTGATGATTTGGAAACAACAATCGGACGGAAGCTGGAAAATCCAAATGCAAATGGCACAACCCAACGATTGA
- a CDS encoding sodium ion-translocating decarboxylase subunit beta has protein sequence MLENLEKFIHGMGFWSLTWGNVVMLAIAVLLIYLAIKRGFEPLLLLPIGLGAFLANLPGSGLMNEPTGSEIGGLYYYLSQGIELEIFPPLIFLGIGAMTDFGPLLANPKTFILGAAAQFGVFMALMMAVILGFDLKEAAAIGIIGGADGPTAIYLSLKLAPHLLGPIAVSAYSYMALVPLIQPPIMRYMTTEKERLVVMETPRPVSKKIRVIFPLAVTFVGVLIVPPAAPLLAMLMGGNLLRESGVVERLTNMAQNELINIVTFFLGTCVGITMSAEVFLRIDTLKILSLGIVAFTFSTIGGLLFGKIMYRLTGGKVNPLIGSAGVSAVPMAARVSHNVGQESNPHNYLLMHAMGPNVAGVIGTAIAAGILLAILG, from the coding sequence ATGTTAGAAAATCTGGAAAAATTTATTCACGGAATGGGTTTTTGGTCGCTGACCTGGGGCAATGTCGTCATGCTCGCCATCGCCGTTCTGCTGATCTACCTAGCCATCAAACGAGGATTTGAACCGCTGCTGCTGCTGCCCATCGGGCTTGGCGCTTTTTTGGCCAATCTTCCGGGAAGCGGGTTAATGAATGAACCGACGGGGTCAGAGATCGGCGGATTATATTATTATTTATCTCAAGGCATCGAATTAGAGATTTTTCCTCCGCTAATATTTCTGGGAATCGGCGCTATGACGGATTTCGGCCCTTTGCTTGCAAATCCGAAAACATTTATTCTGGGCGCCGCCGCTCAATTCGGCGTTTTCATGGCGCTGATGATGGCTGTGATACTCGGTTTTGATTTGAAAGAAGCCGCAGCCATTGGCATTATCGGCGGCGCTGATGGACCCACGGCTATCTATCTCTCTTTAAAACTGGCGCCGCATCTGCTCGGTCCTATCGCCGTGTCCGCGTACTCCTACATGGCGCTCGTGCCTTTGATACAACCTCCGATCATGCGTTATATGACAACGGAGAAAGAGCGGCTTGTTGTGATGGAAACGCCGCGGCCGGTCTCCAAAAAGATCCGTGTTATTTTTCCACTGGCCGTAACTTTCGTCGGAGTTTTGATCGTTCCTCCAGCCGCGCCGCTGCTTGCTATGCTGATGGGCGGAAATTTATTGCGGGAAAGCGGCGTCGTGGAGCGATTGACCAACATGGCTCAAAATGAACTGATCAATATTGTTACCTTTTTTCTTGGAACCTGCGTTGGAATCACTATGAGCGCGGAAGTATTTCTGCGGATCGACACGTTAAAGATTTTATCGCTTGGAATCGTTGCTTTTACTTTTTCAACTATCGGCGGGCTTTTATTCGGAAAAATAATGTACCGACTCACCGGCGGTAAAGTGAATCCTTTGATCGGTTCAGCCGGCGTATCCGCCGTTCCCATGGCGGCGCGCGTATCACACAACGTCGGCCAGGAAAGCAATCCGCATAATTACCTGCTTATGCATGCTATGGGGCCAAATGTTGCCGGCGTGATCGGAACGGCAATTGCCGCAGGAATATTACTCGCTATTTTGGGTTAA
- a CDS encoding acyl-CoA carboxylase subunit beta: MPTVKKKLELLKSKNEHIQLSGGIDRIDTQHSLGKQTARERLQLLYDQGFYDELYRFAEHQSHAFGLDKRDLPADGVVTGLGAIGGRLVYASSQDFMVMGGSVGGTHAWKICEIMDMALKAGAPYISINDSGGARIQEGVDSLRGYGRIFYYNTLLSGVVPQIAIIAGPCAGGAAYSPALMDFIIMVKDTGQMFIAGPEVIKAATGEIISAEELGGAAAQASQSGNVHFIAANDQEAIHIAHTLLSYLPTNNTEDPPSLPIDSLLMIEDEALNYIVPDDSREPYDMYDILRRVFDSGSLFEVHSHYAKNIICSFARINGRVVGIVANQPIVKFGAIDIDASDKSSRFVRFCNAFNIPLVSFVDVPGFLPGVEQEFGGIIRHGAKMLFSFSAATVPKISIVVRKAYGGAYLAMCAKSLGADRVVAWPTAEIAVMGAEGAVGVLYKNEIKAAADPKEKRKELIKEYKEEFSTPYAAASKGLVDSVIEPKQTRGYLSVALESLRNKRDLRPQKKHGLIPL, from the coding sequence ATGCCAACCGTAAAGAAAAAATTAGAACTGCTAAAATCAAAAAACGAACATATACAACTAAGCGGAGGTATTGATCGGATCGATACGCAACATAGCTTAGGCAAACAGACTGCGCGCGAACGGCTGCAACTTTTATATGATCAGGGGTTTTACGATGAACTGTACCGTTTTGCGGAGCATCAGTCCCATGCATTCGGCCTGGATAAAAGAGATCTGCCTGCCGACGGCGTGGTTACTGGATTAGGCGCCATTGGCGGGAGACTGGTGTATGCTTCATCGCAGGATTTTATGGTCATGGGCGGGAGCGTCGGAGGCACGCATGCGTGGAAAATATGCGAAATCATGGACATGGCTCTGAAAGCCGGCGCGCCGTATATTTCCATCAATGACAGCGGCGGTGCGCGAATTCAGGAAGGCGTGGATTCTCTGCGCGGATACGGCAGAATTTTTTACTATAATACCCTGCTCTCGGGCGTTGTACCTCAGATTGCTATCATTGCCGGACCCTGCGCAGGCGGTGCGGCGTATTCGCCGGCGTTGATGGATTTTATCATTATGGTCAAAGATACCGGGCAGATGTTCATCGCCGGCCCGGAAGTTATCAAGGCGGCAACGGGTGAGATTATTTCCGCCGAGGAACTCGGCGGCGCGGCGGCGCAAGCGTCTCAAAGCGGTAACGTTCATTTTATCGCCGCTAATGATCAGGAAGCTATTCACATTGCCCATACGCTTTTAAGTTATTTGCCGACCAATAATACGGAAGACCCGCCGTCATTGCCGATCGACAGTCTTCTCATGATCGAGGATGAGGCGTTAAATTATATAGTACCTGACGACTCGCGTGAGCCGTATGACATGTACGACATTTTGCGGCGCGTGTTTGATTCAGGATCGCTGTTTGAAGTGCACAGCCATTATGCCAAAAATATTATCTGTTCGTTTGCACGTATCAACGGCCGGGTTGTAGGAATTGTCGCAAACCAGCCGATTGTGAAATTCGGCGCCATTGATATTGACGCATCGGACAAATCCTCCCGGTTTGTCCGTTTCTGCAATGCATTTAATATTCCGCTGGTGTCTTTTGTAGACGTACCGGGATTCTTACCCGGTGTGGAGCAGGAATTCGGCGGTATTATACGCCACGGCGCAAAAATGTTATTCTCATTTTCAGCCGCAACCGTTCCGAAGATCTCAATCGTCGTTCGCAAAGCCTACGGCGGAGCGTATCTTGCTATGTGTGCCAAGAGTCTCGGCGCAGACCGTGTGGTGGCTTGGCCTACGGCGGAAATTGCCGTTATGGGCGCAGAAGGAGCGGTCGGCGTTCTCTATAAAAATGAAATCAAAGCGGCTGCCGATCCGAAAGAAAAAAGAAAAGAATTGATCAAAGAATATAAAGAAGAATTTAGTACGCCGTACGCCGCGGCTTCAAAAGGATTGGTAGATTCCGTGATCGAACCGAAACAAACCCGCGGATATTTATCCGTGGCGCTGGAATCGCTGCGCAATAAACGCGATCTGCGCCCTCAGAAAAAACACGGATTAATTCCATTGTGA